The DNA segment ATCAATGTGGAACAAGTCATCCTTTGGACTTGGATTATTGCCGGCACATTCACCTCTTTAGGTGGCAGTATGTATGGATTAATTACAGCTGTGCGCCCGAATATGGGGTGGTTTTTGATTTTGCCCTTATTCGCTTCCGTCATTTTAGGCGGTATTGGTAATCCCTACGGTGCGATCGCCGCCGCTTTAATTATTGGTGTCGCCCAAGAACTCAGTACCCTGTGGATAGGTTCACAGTATAAACAAGGTATAGCCCTGTTAATTATGATTTTGGTGCTGCTCATTCGCCCCAAAGGTTTATTCAAAGGCACGATTTGAGCAGCACCACTCCACTTCTAATTATTCAATGATGTGGAAGTAATAAGCTGCAACCAAGAAGTTAACAGCTAATAACAGCAATGCCCAAGCAGCGCGAAAAGTGTACGGGGGTTTAGCTCCTGTTGCCGGAACTGGGGAATTTTGAACTTTAGCCATCAGTCATTCTCCTTCTTGCTTCACTTTCTAAGAAATACCAAACAGGTGTACCAAAAATCCAAATTCTTTAAAAATATTTGTGTATTGGGGACTGGAGACTCGAGATCCGGGGCTGGGTATTAGGAAGTTTCTTCCCCCTACTCCCCACTCCCTACTCCCCACTCCCCACTCCCCACTCCCCACTCCCCACTCCCCACTCCCCACTCCCCACTCCCTACTCACCCGCATGGTAAGAACTACGAACCAAAGGTCCTGAACGGACATGGTTAAATCCCATTTTCCATGCTATGCTGCCCAGTTGATCAAACTCTTCTGGAGTCCAGTATTTTTGCACTGGTAAATGTTCTAAAGAAGGACGCATATACTGACCGATAGTCAGGCGATCGCATCCCACCCCCCTTAAATCCTCCATAGTTGCCATTACTTCCTCCCTCGTTTCGCCGTGTCCCAGCATCAAACCGGACTTTGTAGGAATAGTCGCATCGATTTCTTTAACTACAGCCAGCACTCGCAGCGAGCGATCGTACTTCGCTCCCCGACGCACCGTCCCTGTTAAGCGCCGCACTGTTTCCACATTGTGATTAAAACAAGCAGGCTTAACTGTCACAATCGCGGCTATCCTTTGCCTTTGACCTAATTCCCCAGCACCGATACCACCCCAAAAATCTGGAGTCAGCACTTCAATTTGAGTCTCTGGATTTAACAGGCGAATAGTTTCAATTGTCTTCACAAACTGCCCCGCTCCTTGGTCTGGCAAATCATCACGAGCGACAGAAGTTAGCACCACATAACGTAATCCCAAAAGCTGCACTGCTTCTGCTACCTTTCGCGGTTCCTCTGAGTCAATAGGCATTGGTGCATGACCTTTATCTACTTGACAAAAAGCACAAGAGCGCGTGCAGACTGGACCTAATAGTAAGAAAGTTGCGGTTTTTCGACCATAGCACTCTCCTCTGTTGGGGCATCGTCCCTCTTCACAAATTGTGTGAATTTGGCGTTGCTTAACAATCCGTTGTACAGTAGAAAGCTCACTAGCTTTGCCAATGGGGCGACGTAACCAGCTAGGCATTGCCGTAATTTCCGACTTGAATTGGGCTGGTTCTGGCGAAGTCATAGACATCCAAGCAATATCCAAAA comes from the Nodularia sp. NIES-3585 genome and includes:
- the psaX gene encoding photosystem I protein PsaX, whose protein sequence is MAKVQNSPVPATGAKPPYTFRAAWALLLLAVNFLVAAYYFHIIE
- the lipA gene encoding lipoyl synthase, translating into MTSPEPAQFKSEITAMPSWLRRPIGKASELSTVQRIVKQRQIHTICEEGRCPNRGECYGRKTATFLLLGPVCTRSCAFCQVDKGHAPMPIDSEEPRKVAEAVQLLGLRYVVLTSVARDDLPDQGAGQFVKTIETIRLLNPETQIEVLTPDFWGGIGAGELGQRQRIAAIVTVKPACFNHNVETVRRLTGTVRRGAKYDRSLRVLAVVKEIDATIPTKSGLMLGHGETREEVMATMEDLRGVGCDRLTIGQYMRPSLEHLPVQKYWTPEEFDQLGSIAWKMGFNHVRSGPLVRSSYHAGE